Proteins encoded within one genomic window of Streptomyces sp. NBC_01314:
- a CDS encoding spermidine synthase has product MNEAIPVSRAIDQGTAKLMPDVDRERAWLLTVDGAPQSYVDLDEPTHLEFEYVRRLGHVLDTVAEPGRALDVLHLGGGAFTLPRYVAATRPGSRQEVVEFDRGLLDLVVEQLPLPGDAGIALHGADAGEWLEAAPADSADVVVGDVFGGSRIPAHLTTVAYARAAERVLRADGLYLANLADGAPFAFLRSQLATLATVFEELVLIAEPGVLRGRRFGNAVLVAAHQPPDIAALARRTAADAFPARVEHGPALRDFIGGAAPVREEDAVPSPEPPDGAFGIG; this is encoded by the coding sequence GTGAACGAAGCCATACCCGTCTCCCGTGCCATTGATCAGGGGACCGCCAAGCTCATGCCCGACGTCGACCGGGAGCGGGCCTGGCTGCTGACCGTGGACGGGGCGCCGCAGTCGTACGTGGACCTGGATGAGCCGACGCATCTGGAGTTCGAGTACGTGCGACGGCTCGGGCATGTGCTGGACACGGTGGCGGAGCCGGGGCGGGCGCTCGATGTGCTGCACCTGGGTGGGGGCGCGTTCACACTGCCCAGGTATGTGGCCGCCACCCGGCCCGGGTCCCGTCAGGAGGTCGTCGAGTTCGACCGGGGGCTGCTGGACCTGGTCGTCGAGCAGCTGCCCCTGCCCGGTGACGCGGGGATCGCGCTGCACGGCGCGGACGCCGGGGAATGGCTGGAAGCGGCCCCCGCGGACTCCGCCGACGTGGTCGTGGGGGATGTGTTCGGGGGCTCGCGGATCCCGGCGCACCTGACGACCGTGGCGTACGCGCGGGCCGCCGAGCGGGTGCTGCGCGCGGACGGGCTGTACCTCGCGAACCTGGCCGACGGCGCGCCCTTCGCGTTCCTGCGGTCCCAACTGGCCACGCTCGCCACGGTGTTCGAGGAACTGGTGCTGATCGCCGAGCCGGGCGTGCTGCGCGGCCGGCGGTTCGGGAACGCCGTGCTGGTCGCCGCCCATCAGCCGCCCGACATCGCCGCCCTTGCCCGGCGGACCGCCGCCGACGCCTTCCCGGCACGGGTCGAGCACGGCCCCGCGCTGCGCGACTTCATCGGCGGTGCCGCACCCGTGCGCGAGGAGGACGCCGTGCCGTCACCCGAGCCGCCCGACGGAGCCTTCGGTATCGGCTGA
- a CDS encoding MFS transporter: MTPPVAFRRRPAWAGRNYTLLTTAAVVTNLGSNGALIAAAFAVLEAGGDGGDVGLVAAARTLPLVLFLLIGGAVADRLPRHRVMVAANTLSCLSQAVFAVLVLSGEAHLWQMMLLSALGGTGHAFFGPAAEGMLLSSVTAEQAGRAFALFRFASQGATMTGAALGGALVAVIGPGWVLAVDAVAFAFAGALRAFLDVSHIPAREPGHGMLADLRDGWHEFTGRTWLWAIVVQFSLVNAVMVAADAVYGPQVANDSLGGPGPWGLALALFGAGNAVGALLMTRWKPRRLLLVGVLCVFPFALPSAALAVPTPIAVLCLAMFVSGLSIEVFGVSWMTALHQEIPEDKLSRVSAYDWFGSVAMVPLAAALAGPAESAFGRTAALWGCAALCVAATAAVLCVRDVRNLTRRSVPVVLAKPDTEPAAEPEAESDAKPDTEPDAQPEAESDAEPDAEPRALPGSADTEGSVGRLG; this comes from the coding sequence GTGACCCCTCCCGTCGCCTTCCGCCGTCGCCCCGCCTGGGCAGGCCGCAACTACACCCTGCTGACGACGGCCGCGGTCGTCACCAACCTCGGCAGCAACGGCGCCCTGATCGCGGCCGCGTTCGCGGTCCTGGAGGCGGGCGGCGACGGCGGTGACGTAGGGCTGGTCGCGGCGGCGCGGACCCTGCCGCTGGTGCTGTTCCTGCTGATCGGCGGCGCGGTCGCGGACCGGCTGCCCCGGCACCGGGTGATGGTCGCGGCGAACACCCTCAGCTGTCTCTCCCAGGCCGTCTTCGCCGTGCTCGTGCTCAGCGGCGAGGCACACCTCTGGCAGATGATGCTGCTCTCCGCGCTCGGCGGCACCGGCCATGCGTTCTTCGGCCCGGCCGCGGAGGGCATGCTGCTCTCCTCGGTCACCGCCGAGCAGGCGGGCCGGGCCTTCGCGCTGTTCCGGTTCGCGTCGCAGGGCGCGACCATGACGGGCGCGGCACTCGGCGGCGCCCTGGTCGCGGTGATCGGCCCCGGCTGGGTGCTCGCGGTGGACGCCGTCGCGTTCGCGTTCGCCGGCGCCCTGCGCGCCTTCCTCGACGTGAGCCACATACCGGCACGCGAACCGGGCCACGGGATGCTCGCCGATCTCCGGGACGGCTGGCATGAGTTCACCGGCCGCACCTGGCTGTGGGCGATCGTCGTCCAGTTCTCCCTGGTGAACGCGGTCATGGTCGCCGCCGACGCGGTCTACGGCCCCCAGGTCGCCAACGACAGCCTCGGCGGACCCGGCCCCTGGGGACTGGCGCTGGCCCTGTTCGGGGCCGGCAACGCCGTCGGGGCGCTGCTCATGACCCGCTGGAAACCGCGCCGCCTCCTCCTCGTGGGCGTCCTGTGCGTCTTCCCGTTCGCCCTGCCGTCCGCCGCGCTCGCCGTCCCGACGCCGATCGCCGTGCTGTGCCTCGCCATGTTCGTCAGCGGTCTGTCGATCGAGGTGTTCGGTGTCTCCTGGATGACCGCGCTGCACCAGGAGATCCCCGAGGACAAGCTGTCCCGTGTCTCGGCCTACGACTGGTTCGGCTCGGTGGCGATGGTGCCGCTGGCCGCCGCGTTGGCGGGCCCGGCGGAGAGCGCCTTCGGGCGTACGGCGGCCCTGTGGGGCTGCGCCGCGCTGTGCGTGGCGGCCACGGCGGCGGTGCTGTGCGTACGGGACGTGCGGAACCTGACCCGGCGCAGTGTGCCGGTGGTGCTGGCCAAGCCCGACACCGAGCCCGCCGCCGAACCCGAGGCGGAGTCCGATGCCAAGCCCGACACCGAGCCCGACGCCCAGCCCGAGGCGGAGTCCGACGCCGAACCCGACGCCGAGCCCCGTGCCCTGCCCGGCTCAGCCGATACCGAAGGCTCCGTCGGGCGGCTCGGGTGA
- a CDS encoding DUF4442 domain-containing protein: MSIGEMLAATVPMARTLNLEFLETTPEKAVVALPDRSEFHNHVGGPHAGAMFTLGESASGAIVLAAFGDQLSRAVPLAVSAEIAYRKLAMGPVTATATLGRPAAEVVAELDAGQRPEFPVTVAIQRADGAVTGEMTVVWTLRPNT, from the coding sequence ATGTCGATCGGCGAGATGCTCGCCGCCACGGTGCCGATGGCCAGGACCTTGAACCTGGAGTTCCTGGAGACCACGCCGGAGAAGGCCGTGGTGGCACTGCCGGACCGGAGCGAGTTCCACAACCACGTCGGCGGTCCGCACGCAGGCGCGATGTTCACGCTGGGTGAGTCGGCGAGCGGGGCGATCGTGCTCGCCGCGTTCGGGGACCAGCTCTCCCGTGCCGTGCCGCTCGCAGTCAGCGCCGAGATCGCGTACAGGAAACTCGCGATGGGGCCCGTCACGGCCACCGCCACACTGGGCCGCCCCGCCGCCGAGGTTGTCGCCGAACTCGACGCCGGACAGCGCCCCGAGTTCCCCGTCACCGTCGCCATCCAACGTGCCGACGGCGCTGTGACCGGCGAGATGACCGTCGTCTGGACACTGCGCCCCAACACCTGA
- a CDS encoding DedA family protein: MHVQEWLETVPPLSIYLLVGLVIGLESLGIPLPGEIILVSSALLASQHGEIDPFVLGACATAGAIIGDSIGYAIGRKGGRPLLDKLNRRFPKHFSESNIAVAERSFDRWGMWAVFFGRFIALLRIFAGPLAGVLQMPYWRFLVANVLGGILWAGGTTAVIYYVGVVAEAWLKRFSWLGLVLAVLIGVTSMLVIKRKAKKAAEAAEKTEGELVTAAE, translated from the coding sequence TTGCACGTGCAGGAGTGGCTCGAAACAGTGCCTCCGCTCAGCATCTACCTGCTGGTGGGGCTGGTCATCGGCCTGGAGAGCCTGGGCATTCCGCTGCCGGGCGAGATCATCCTGGTCTCCTCCGCGCTGCTCGCCTCCCAGCACGGTGAGATCGACCCGTTCGTCCTCGGCGCCTGTGCCACCGCCGGCGCGATCATCGGCGACTCCATCGGCTACGCCATCGGCCGCAAGGGCGGCCGTCCGCTGCTGGACAAGCTCAACCGAAGGTTCCCCAAGCACTTCAGCGAGAGCAACATCGCCGTCGCCGAGCGCTCCTTCGACCGGTGGGGCATGTGGGCCGTCTTCTTCGGCCGCTTCATCGCCCTCCTCCGCATCTTCGCCGGCCCTCTCGCCGGCGTCCTGCAGATGCCCTACTGGCGCTTCCTGGTCGCCAACGTCCTCGGCGGCATCCTCTGGGCCGGTGGCACGACCGCCGTCATCTACTACGTCGGTGTCGTCGCCGAGGCCTGGCTCAAGCGCTTCTCCTGGCTGGGCCTGGTCCTGGCCGTCCTGATCGGCGTCACCTCGATGCTGGTGATCAAGCGCAAGGCGAAGAAGGCGGCGGAAGCGGCGGAGAAGACCGAGGGGGAGCTGGTCACCGCCGCCGAGTGA
- a CDS encoding gamma carbonic anhydrase family protein, which produces MNRQRALITKFGGNKPDVEEAAFVSPTSVVIGDVTLRPGSSVWYGAVLRAEFEPIVIGADANVQDNCTLHVDPGFPVSIGERVSIGHNAVVHGATVEDDCLIGMGATVLNGAVIGAGSLVAAQALVPQGMRVPPGSLVAGVPAKVKRPLTDEEREMVTLNGTHYTELATAHREAQHEYGA; this is translated from the coding sequence ATGAACCGGCAGCGGGCCCTGATCACGAAGTTCGGCGGCAACAAGCCGGACGTGGAGGAGGCCGCGTTCGTCTCCCCCACGTCGGTGGTGATCGGCGACGTGACGCTGCGGCCCGGGTCGAGCGTCTGGTACGGGGCCGTGCTGCGGGCCGAGTTCGAGCCGATCGTCATCGGCGCGGACGCCAACGTCCAGGACAACTGCACGCTGCACGTCGACCCCGGGTTCCCGGTCTCGATCGGCGAGCGGGTCTCGATCGGGCACAACGCGGTGGTGCACGGCGCGACCGTCGAGGACGACTGTCTGATCGGGATGGGTGCGACGGTGCTGAACGGCGCGGTGATCGGGGCGGGGTCGCTGGTGGCCGCGCAGGCTCTGGTGCCGCAGGGGATGCGGGTGCCGCCCGGGTCGCTGGTGGCGGGGGTGCCGGCGAAGGTGAAGCGACCGCTCACCGATGAGGAGCGGGAGATGGTGACGCTGAACGGGACGCACTACACGGAGCTGGCCACGGCGCATCGGGAAGCGCAGCATGAGTACGGCGCGTAG
- a CDS encoding acyltransferase has translation MPKSKNTFSSWRGPLVQRAVHAGWAWLQRTGSVTAERPGRFRFGAMGPNTRLAFPLGTVFGEPWIHLGSHCIIGEQVTLTAGLMPDLDLGAEPILRIGDGVVLGRGSHVIADTTVTIGSDCYFGPYVYVTSTNHSYDDPHEPIGKQWPRMDPVSIGSGCWIGTGAVILPGARVGRNVVVAAGAVVRGVVPDHSVVAGAPARVVRRWDPVEGWQPPIRTPAPVPIPDGVTPEQLLALAEWDAEGATGESA, from the coding sequence GTGCCGAAGAGCAAGAACACGTTCTCGTCCTGGCGGGGCCCCCTCGTGCAGCGCGCCGTCCATGCGGGCTGGGCGTGGCTCCAGCGCACGGGGTCGGTGACGGCCGAGCGGCCCGGACGCTTCCGCTTCGGCGCGATGGGACCGAACACCAGACTGGCCTTCCCGCTCGGCACGGTCTTCGGCGAGCCGTGGATCCATCTGGGCTCCCACTGCATCATCGGCGAGCAGGTCACCCTGACCGCCGGGCTGATGCCCGACCTGGACCTCGGCGCGGAACCGATCCTGCGCATCGGTGACGGTGTCGTCCTGGGCCGGGGCAGCCATGTGATCGCCGACACCACCGTCACCATCGGCAGCGACTGCTACTTCGGGCCGTATGTCTACGTGACGTCCACGAACCACTCCTACGACGACCCGCACGAGCCGATCGGCAAGCAGTGGCCGCGGATGGACCCGGTGTCGATCGGGTCGGGGTGCTGGATCGGTACGGGTGCGGTGATCCTTCCGGGGGCGCGGGTCGGGCGGAACGTGGTCGTCGCCGCCGGGGCGGTGGTGCGGGGGGTGGTGCCGGACCACTCGGTGGTGGCGGGGGCGCCCGCTCGGGTCGTGCGGCGCTGGGACCCGGTCGAGGGGTGGCAGCCGCCGATCCGGACGCCTGCCCCCGTGCCGATACCCGACGGGGTCACGCCGGAGCAGTTGCTGGCGCTGGCCGAGTGGGATGCGGAGGGGGCGACCGGGGAGTCCGCCTGA
- a CDS encoding helix-turn-helix domain-containing protein, with the protein MSDLDLLTQSLARNVKRWRTERGFTLDALAARAGVSRGMLIQIEQSRTNPSLGTVVKIGDALGVSITTLLDYEQGPKVRIVPAEQVVRLWHTEAGSYSKLLAGTEAPGPLEMWDWLLMPGEGSRSDPHPVGTVEIAHVTAGELTLTVEGTDYRVPAGASVTFEANAAHEYANQGEVPTEMVLTVSVPAVP; encoded by the coding sequence GTGTCGGATCTCGATCTGCTGACCCAGTCCCTGGCGCGGAACGTCAAGCGCTGGCGCACCGAGCGGGGGTTCACCCTGGACGCTCTGGCCGCCCGTGCCGGAGTCAGTCGCGGGATGCTCATCCAGATCGAGCAGTCCCGCACCAACCCCAGCCTCGGCACCGTGGTCAAGATCGGTGACGCCCTCGGTGTCAGCATCACCACACTGCTCGACTACGAGCAGGGGCCCAAGGTCCGGATCGTCCCGGCCGAGCAGGTGGTCCGGCTGTGGCACACGGAAGCGGGCAGTTACAGCAAGCTGTTGGCCGGTACGGAGGCGCCCGGCCCGCTGGAGATGTGGGACTGGCTGCTGATGCCGGGGGAGGGCAGCCGGTCGGACCCGCACCCCGTGGGCACGGTCGAGATCGCACACGTCACGGCGGGCGAGCTGACCCTCACCGTCGAGGGCACGGACTACCGCGTTCCGGCCGGTGCGAGCGTCACCTTCGAGGCCAACGCGGCGCACGAGTACGCGAATCAGGGGGAGGTGCCGACGGAGATGGTGCTGACGGTGTCGGTGCCGGCCGTGCCCTGA
- a CDS encoding YbaK/EbsC family protein, protein MRAPIGDFDHATPAPDCLDDLVGPVADAVRDWPGSVPADQILYVETDPEWADTAVFVQHYGQALLEQSANCVVVAGKRGGESSLAACVVLSTTRVDVNGVVRRRLGARKASFASMDTATGETGMEYGGITPVGLPAAWPVLVDSAVVDLPYVLVGSGRRRGKLLVPGKVFAELPNAVVLEGLGVA, encoded by the coding sequence ATGCGCGCACCCATCGGAGACTTCGACCACGCCACCCCCGCCCCCGACTGCCTCGACGACCTCGTCGGTCCGGTCGCCGACGCCGTACGCGACTGGCCCGGCAGCGTGCCCGCCGACCAGATCCTGTACGTCGAGACGGACCCGGAGTGGGCCGACACCGCGGTGTTCGTCCAGCACTACGGGCAGGCCCTGCTCGAACAGTCCGCGAACTGCGTGGTCGTCGCGGGCAAGCGCGGCGGCGAGTCGAGTCTGGCCGCGTGTGTCGTGCTCTCCACCACCCGTGTCGACGTCAACGGTGTGGTCCGCCGCCGGCTCGGCGCCCGCAAGGCCTCGTTCGCGTCGATGGACACCGCCACCGGGGAGACCGGGATGGAGTACGGCGGCATCACGCCCGTCGGGCTGCCTGCGGCCTGGCCGGTCCTGGTGGACTCGGCCGTGGTCGACCTGCCGTATGTCCTGGTCGGCAGCGGGCGGCGGCGCGGCAAGCTGCTGGTGCCGGGCAAGGTGTTCGCGGAACTGCCGAACGCGGTGGTGCTGGAGGGGCTGGGGGTGGCCTGA
- a CDS encoding NAD(P)H-dependent oxidoreductase, which produces MSVRILALVGSLRAGSHNRQLAEAAVKHAPEGVAIELYEGLADVPFYNEDLDNEAALPATAAALREAAGQVDGLLLFSPEYNGTIPAVLKNAIDWLSRPYGAGALTGKPVAVVGTAFGQFGGVWAQDETRKALGIAGATVLEDAKLSIPGSVVRFAETHPADDAEVVTGLTDVLNQLGAQAGTVAA; this is translated from the coding sequence ATGTCCGTACGCATCCTCGCGCTCGTCGGCAGCCTTCGCGCCGGTTCGCACAACCGCCAGCTCGCCGAGGCCGCCGTGAAGCACGCCCCTGAGGGCGTCGCGATCGAGCTGTACGAGGGTCTGGCCGACGTCCCGTTCTACAACGAGGACCTCGACAACGAGGCCGCCCTCCCGGCCACCGCCGCGGCCCTGCGCGAGGCCGCCGGCCAGGTCGACGGCTTGCTGCTCTTCTCCCCCGAGTACAACGGCACCATCCCGGCCGTCCTGAAGAACGCCATCGACTGGCTGTCCCGCCCGTACGGCGCCGGCGCCCTCACCGGCAAGCCGGTCGCCGTGGTCGGCACCGCGTTCGGCCAGTTCGGCGGCGTGTGGGCGCAGGACGAGACCCGCAAGGCCCTCGGCATCGCCGGTGCCACGGTCCTGGAGGACGCCAAGCTCTCCATCCCCGGCTCCGTCGTCCGCTTCGCCGAGACGCACCCGGCCGACGACGCCGAGGTCGTCACCGGTCTCACCGATGTCCTGAACCAGCTCGGCGCCCAGGCGGGCACCGTCGCCGCCTGA
- a CDS encoding TetR/AcrR family transcriptional regulator → MKESLPPLPAPRETDPLDGLLDLAPTASGQRRLRADAARNRTRLLEVAARLAADCGAANLTMEAVATAAEVGKGTVFRRFGDRTGLMFALLDHHERELQAAFLTGPPPLGPDAPPVERLRAFGAAVIRHEYAHRDLYLAAHTDVSRRHTGPANQLRLGHLCMLLRRAGARGDIELLAQTLLGYLDINLVDHLVGRRGMSMDRLQLGWEDLIERLVVA, encoded by the coding sequence ATGAAAGAGTCGCTGCCGCCCTTGCCGGCGCCTCGGGAAACCGACCCGCTCGACGGGCTGCTGGACCTCGCCCCGACCGCCTCCGGTCAGCGCCGTCTGCGCGCGGACGCGGCCCGCAACCGCACCCGGCTGCTGGAGGTGGCCGCCCGGCTCGCGGCGGACTGTGGGGCCGCCAACCTGACCATGGAGGCCGTGGCGACCGCCGCCGAGGTGGGCAAGGGCACCGTGTTCCGGCGGTTCGGCGACCGGACAGGGCTCATGTTCGCGCTTCTCGACCATCACGAGCGGGAGCTCCAGGCCGCGTTCCTGACCGGTCCGCCACCCCTCGGCCCCGACGCGCCGCCCGTCGAGCGGCTCCGGGCCTTCGGGGCCGCCGTCATCCGGCACGAGTACGCCCACCGCGACCTCTACCTCGCCGCCCACACGGACGTCTCCCGCCGACACACCGGCCCGGCCAACCAGCTCCGCCTCGGCCACCTGTGCATGCTGCTGCGCCGAGCCGGGGCGCGGGGCGACATCGAACTGCTGGCGCAGACTCTGCTGGGCTATCTGGACATCAACCTCGTCGACCATCTGGTGGGGCGGCGGGGGATGTCGATGGACCGTCTGCAGCTGGGGTGGGAGGACCTGATCGAGCGGCTGGTCGTGGCGTAA
- a CDS encoding AAA family ATPase — protein MTDENGENGPDIAGTGFFSSVDDVLARLAEAGYLASTAVATTVFLADRLGKPLLVEGPAGVGKTELAKAVARVGAARLVRLQCYEGIDESRALYEWNHAKQLLRITAGRDEGWDETRTDIFSDEFLLTRPLLTAIRGDEPTVLLIDETDKADVEVEGLLLEVLSDFQVTVPELGTITATRRPFTVLTSNATRELSEALRRRCLFLHLGFPDAELERRIVRLRVPGLDDTLADSLVRVVGALREMELRKAPSVAETIDWARTLLALGADTLDETVVRDSLGVILKHQDDIEKAARKLTLV, from the coding sequence ATGACCGACGAGAACGGTGAGAACGGGCCGGACATCGCCGGTACCGGCTTCTTCTCCTCCGTGGACGACGTCCTCGCGCGGCTCGCCGAAGCGGGGTACCTGGCCTCGACCGCCGTCGCCACCACCGTCTTCCTGGCCGACCGGCTCGGCAAGCCCCTGCTGGTGGAAGGCCCGGCGGGCGTCGGCAAGACCGAGCTGGCCAAGGCCGTCGCCCGGGTCGGCGCCGCCCGCCTGGTCCGGCTCCAGTGCTACGAGGGCATCGACGAGTCCCGCGCGCTGTACGAGTGGAACCACGCCAAGCAGTTGCTGCGCATCACCGCCGGGCGCGACGAGGGCTGGGACGAGACCCGTACCGACATCTTCAGCGACGAGTTCCTGCTCACCCGTCCCCTGCTGACCGCCATCCGGGGCGACGAGCCGACCGTGCTCCTCATCGACGAGACCGACAAGGCGGACGTCGAGGTCGAGGGGCTGCTGCTGGAGGTGCTCAGCGACTTCCAGGTCACCGTCCCGGAGCTGGGCACGATCACCGCCACCCGGCGCCCCTTCACGGTCCTCACCTCGAACGCCACCCGGGAGCTCTCCGAAGCCCTGCGCCGCCGCTGCCTCTTCCTCCATCTCGGGTTCCCCGACGCCGAGTTGGAGCGGCGGATCGTACGGCTCAGGGTCCCGGGCCTGGACGACACGCTCGCCGACTCACTGGTCCGGGTGGTCGGCGCGCTGCGCGAGATGGAGCTGCGCAAGGCCCCCTCCGTGGCCGAGACCATCGACTGGGCACGCACGCTGCTGGCCCTCGGCGCCGACACCCTCGACGAGACCGTCGTACGGGACAGCCTGGGCGTGATCCTCAAGCACCAGGACGACATCGAGAAGGCCGCGCGGAAGCTGACGCTGGTATGA
- a CDS encoding VWA domain-containing protein encodes MSAGARGTDTAPGSALADRLTAFVRALRGHGIRIGPGETVDAAAVLEVLGLTDRERIREGLAAALLRADRQRAVFDAAFELYFPLGVGELTGARGASAGDRDELRDRLAEALAANDTAALNRLAAEAVDLLGRYGSPGSDGWSAHQTLDRLRPQTLLARILAASRGAGGDADAGFSGAGAGGGPGGGFRMGFGGGFTFGAGAGAGAGSESDSGSGLRSGDGSGLGSGGFTDRLDADEIRRRIEDFRNRVRTEARRRVAERRGAEMIAERGIAPSADQVDFLIASREQLVELRRTVQPLARKLATRLAARRRRAARGRIDIRRTLRRSLSTGGVPLRPAYRRHRPARPEIVLLCDVSGSVAGFANFTMLLVQAMRDQFSKVRVYAFVNRVDEVTRLVTNGEADPAELGRRISTEAAVAGWHGSSDYGAALGEFAERHLDAVGPRTSVIVLGDARTNGFDPNAAALRRVVARARRVHWLNPESPDQWGTGDSAAHVYAEIVDMHACRNARRLGELVTRLLPV; translated from the coding sequence ATGAGCGCCGGGGCCCGTGGTACGGACACGGCTCCGGGCTCCGCGCTGGCCGATCGGCTGACCGCGTTCGTCCGGGCGTTGCGTGGCCACGGGATACGGATCGGGCCCGGCGAGACCGTGGACGCGGCTGCCGTGCTGGAGGTGCTGGGCCTCACCGACCGGGAGCGGATCCGGGAGGGGCTGGCGGCGGCGCTGCTGCGCGCCGACCGGCAGCGTGCCGTGTTCGACGCTGCCTTCGAGCTGTACTTCCCGCTCGGCGTGGGGGAGTTGACGGGGGCGCGGGGTGCGTCGGCCGGGGACCGGGACGAGTTGCGCGACCGGCTCGCCGAGGCACTGGCCGCGAACGACACGGCCGCGCTCAACCGGCTGGCGGCTGAGGCCGTGGACCTGCTCGGCCGCTACGGCTCGCCCGGCTCGGACGGCTGGTCGGCCCACCAGACGCTGGACCGCCTGCGGCCGCAGACGCTGTTGGCACGGATCCTCGCGGCCTCGCGGGGGGCGGGCGGCGATGCCGACGCCGGCTTCTCCGGTGCGGGGGCCGGTGGTGGACCCGGTGGTGGGTTCCGTATGGGGTTCGGTGGCGGTTTCACATTCGGTGCGGGTGCGGGTGCGGGTGCGGGCTCGGAGTCGGACTCCGGTTCCGGTCTCCGCTCCGGTGACGGTTCGGGTCTCGGTTCGGGTGGGTTCACCGATCGGCTGGACGCCGACGAGATCCGGCGCCGTATCGAGGACTTCCGGAACCGGGTGCGTACCGAGGCGCGGCGGCGGGTCGCCGAGCGCCGGGGAGCGGAGATGATCGCCGAGCGGGGCATCGCGCCCAGCGCCGACCAGGTCGACTTCCTCATCGCGAGCCGTGAGCAACTCGTCGAACTACGCCGGACCGTCCAGCCGTTGGCCCGCAAGCTCGCGACCCGGCTCGCCGCCCGGAGACGCAGGGCCGCGCGCGGTCGGATCGACATTCGGCGCACGTTGCGGCGTTCGCTGTCCACGGGAGGTGTGCCGCTGCGCCCCGCCTATCGGCGGCACCGGCCCGCCCGTCCGGAGATCGTGCTGCTGTGCGATGTGTCCGGGTCGGTCGCCGGGTTCGCGAACTTCACGATGCTGCTGGTGCAGGCGATGCGGGACCAGTTCAGCAAGGTGCGGGTCTACGCCTTCGTCAACCGCGTCGACGAGGTCACCCGCCTCGTCACCAACGGTGAGGCCGATCCCGCCGAACTCGGCCGCCGGATCTCCACCGAGGCCGCGGTCGCCGGTTGGCACGGCAGCAGCGACTACGGGGCCGCGCTGGGCGAGTTCGCCGAGCGCCACCTCGACGCGGTGGGCCCGCGGACGTCGGTGATCGTGCTCGGCGACGCCCGCACCAACGGGTTCGATCCCAACGCGGCGGCCCTGCGGCGCGTCGTGGCCCGCGCCCGCCGCGTCCACTGGCTGAACCCCGAGTCCCCGGACCAGTGGGGGACGGGCGACTCAGCCGCCCATGTCTATGCCGAGATCGTCGACATGCACGCCTGCCGGAACGCACGGCGGCTGGGGGAACTGGTGACCCGGCTGCTGCCGGTGTGA
- a CDS encoding VOC family protein, whose amino-acid sequence MLRIGSVVLGASDVRRAAVFWTEALGYVPREEPEDDWVVLVHPQGTGAQISLGRSETPSQERPRVHLDLYAGDAEDQAAEVERLLGLGARRVDWDDYPEDADFVVLADTEGNRFCVIDTGRQ is encoded by the coding sequence ATGTTGAGAATCGGATCCGTGGTGCTGGGCGCGTCCGACGTACGGCGGGCCGCCGTGTTCTGGACGGAGGCCCTCGGGTACGTCCCGCGCGAGGAACCGGAGGACGATTGGGTCGTGCTGGTGCACCCGCAGGGCACCGGCGCCCAGATCTCCCTCGGCCGCAGCGAGACCCCGTCGCAGGAGCGGCCCCGGGTGCATCTGGACCTCTACGCGGGGGACGCGGAGGACCAGGCGGCGGAGGTCGAACGGCTGCTGGGCCTGGGAGCACGCCGTGTCGACTGGGACGACTACCCGGAGGACGCCGACTTCGTCGTACTCGCCGACACGGAGGGCAACCGCTTCTGCGTGATCGACACCGGCCGGCAGTGA